Within the Corynebacterium afermentans subsp. lipophilum genome, the region ACAGCGACCAGATCACGCGCGCCGAGTACATCCAGCCGAACGCGATGAGCACGACGGTGAGCACCTTCCAGTCGCCGCCCGAGCCGGAGACCAGCAGGGCGATGATGAGGAAGGTCGGCACGGCCAGCAGGAAGTGGATGACAGCCAGGACAACCTTTTCCACGCTGCCGCCGTAGAGCGCCGCGCCGGCGCCGACGATCGCGGAGATGATGGTGGTAGCAATGGATGCGGGTACAGCGATCGTCAGCGAGCGGCCCAGTCCGTGCACCACTTGGGCGAACAGGTCGTTGCCGGAGTCCGTGGTGCCGAACCAGTGCTCGGATGACGGCGGCACCGACAGGTTCAAAAAGTCCGGGTCCTGGTAGTTCCACGGGGTGAGGAACTTGCCAAAGATAGCGAGCAGGACGAGCAGGAAGAAGATGATCAGACCGATCACCGCCGCCTTGTTGCGCATGAAGCGGCGGAAGTAGATCCTCGACTTTCGTGTCGCGCGCATCGTCTGTTGGTCGTCGATGCTGTCGCCCTGCTTCGGGGTAGGTGGGGGAGTATCGCGCTCCGCGCTTCTCACGCCGTCGGCCTGGCGGCCGGTCTCGGAGATGGCAGTGAGGTCGTTGAGCGGCATGTTCGCGTGCATGCCCAGTTTGGTCGAGCTGTGCGCCCGGGGGTCCTTCAATTTGCGGGATTCGCCGCGGGAGGTGTTCGGTGCCATGATCGGTGCTCCTTAGCTCACGCGCACGCGCGGGTCGAGGGCGACGACGATGAGGTCCGCGAGGATGGCGGAAACAGCCGTCATGGCGGCGCCGAACGCAGCCACGACGACGACCCCGTGGACGTCGTTACGCGCAATGGTCTGGATGAAGTACTGGCCCATGCCTTGCCAGGCGAAGATGCGCTCCGTCATCACCGCGCCGGTGAAGATGCCGGGCACGGAAAACGCCACGGAAGTCGCCACCGGGATCAGGGAGGTGCGCAATGCGTGACGACGCACCGCTTTCGGCTTGGTCAACCCCTTCGCGCGAGCCGTACGCACGTAGTCAGCATTCAGGTTGTCGAGCAACAACGTGCGCTGCATGAAGTGGTAGCCGGCGTACGAGATGATCAACAGCGACAAGGTGGGCAGCACCAGGTGCTGGGCGTAATCCACCATCTTCGCGCCGAATCCTTCAACGCCCGGGGATGAGGCGCCGGTGACGTAGAAGATGCGCTTGCCGGTCCACTCGTTGACCTTGAGGCCGAACCACACCACGGCGATGGACGCCACAACGACGTGAATGTTCATGGTGATGATCGAGATGCCCTGCCACACGCGGTCGGCGCGCTTGTACTGGCGTGAAGCGGTGTACACGCCGAGGGCCACGCCGATGAGGATGGACAGCAACGTGGCAAACAGCGTCAGCTGGGCAGAAACCCAGATGCGGTAGGAGACCTGCTCGTTCACGGAGTCGCCGAGCGGGGACTTGCCCCAGTCCCAGCGCGTGAGGATGCCGGTCAGCCAGGTCCACCAGCGCTCGATGAGCGGGGTGTTTGGACTCAGGTTCAGCGGCTCGAGCAAAGCGTCGATCTGGTCCTCGGGCAGGGGTGGGCGGCGACCGAAGTAGTTGGCTCGCGGGTCGAGGAAAAAGCTAGCGAGGAAGTAGGTCAGGTTAGTGGCCAAGAAAACAATCAGGCCCCAACTCAGCGTCTTCCTGAACAGGTATCGAAACATGTGGTCTCTCAGTTCCGGTGTCAGCGGGTGTGCAGGAGGTGTTCGGCGATGCAAGTGCGGAAGCCCGCCCAACGCTCACGCTGGGCGGGCTCACACTCATCGCGGGTGTTTCACCAGTTCGTAGGTGGGGGACTTACTTCGCCCAGCCCACGTTTTCGATCGGCAGGACTGCGAACGAGTTGGCACCGTAGTTGGCCAGCCCCTTCTTCACGGCCACGATCTCGGGGCCGTTCGCGTACGGCATGATGCCGAACTGCTCCAGAGCTTCCTTCTCCAGTTCGTTGGCGCGCTTGATCTGCTCGTCCGCATCCGGGATCTGCTGCAGCTCCTCGATCTGCTTGTCCATCTCCGGGGTGCCGGTGCCGGATTTATTCAGCTCGGAGTCGGATGCGTAGATCTGGCCGAAGTAGGCCACACCGAACGGGTCCGAGGAGCTGAAGCCGGACATGAACAGGTCGAAGTCGCGCTCAGCAGTGACCTTGGAGAAGTCGGAGCTCGGGCGCTCCTCCACCTGGACGTCGATGCCGATGTTGCGGAGCATCGCCTGCAGGGCGGAGGTGGTGGCCTGAACCATCGGGGAGTCGCCGAGGGTGACGTAGCGCACCGACAGCGGGTTCGCCTCGTCGTAGCCAGCTTCCTTCAGTAGCTCCTTCGCCTTCTCCGGGTCGTACTGGACAACCTCGCCGAAGTTATCCTCGTAGCCGTCCTGGGTCTGGAACAGGTTGAACGAGCCCGGCAGGTCCTCGGTGTAGCCCAGGCCCTGGAAGCGGATCGCGGCCAGCTGCTCGCGGTCAATGCCTCGCATGATGGCCTCGCGCACCTTGATGTCTTCCAGGCCCGGCGCGGTGGAGTTGATGGTCATGAGGAAGGTGGACGGGCGCAGCGCCGTGCGGATCTCCACCGCGTCGCCCATTTCCTTCGCGGTGGCCAAGCGGTCGCGGGTGCCAACGCCGGTGGCGTCGAGCTCACCTGCACGGAACGCGTTCAGGGACGCCTGATCCTCCATCTGGCGGTAGCTGATCTTGTCCAGCTTCGGCTTCTCGCCCCACCAATTCTCGTTGGGCACGAAGGACGCGGTGCCGCCTTCAAAGTCGACGTTTTCCACCTTGAACGGACCTGCGCCCCACTCGGGGTGGACCTGCTTGAGGTAGGCGTTCATGAAGGTGTCAGCGTCCTTGACCTGCGGCGGAACCAAGGAGCCGAAGAGGCCTTCCCACCACGGGTATGCCTGCTTGAAGGTGACTACGGCCTGCTTGTCGTCCTCGCCGCGCTCCACGGACTCGATCAGTTCGTAGCCGTCGGTGGAGTTGACCTGTACCTCCGGGTTGCTGCCGTTGTTGAACTTCCAGGTGTTCTCGTAGGCGGTCCAGTCGATCGGGGTGCCGTCGTTGTAGTTGGCTTCCGGGTTGATGGTGTAAGTGACTACGGTCTTGCCGTCGACGGTCTCATCCTTGACGTCGGTGAGGTAGGCCGGGTTCGGGTGGTAGGTGCCGTCACCGTCGAAAAACGAAAGCACCGGGTTGTACTTCGTCCACAGAGAACGGGTGTACAGGTTCATGTTCGCGTGGAACATATTCTGCTGCTCGGCAATCTCGGTGATCGCGAGCGTGAGTTCGCCGCCGTCCTGGATCTGGTCGCGCTCGAGCGGGTTGTAGTCGCCCGCGGCGTTGACTTCGAGCTTCTCGCCGTTGTCGCCGGACGTCTCAGCCTGGGTGTTTGCGGTGTCCTGGCCGCCACCTGCGGCAGTTCCCTCGGAGTTTCCGTCCGAGGAGCAGGAGGCGAGGACGAGGGAGATGGAGGAGAGGCCGGCGAGAGCCGCGACGCGGAGGCGTTTGCTCATGGTCAATTCCTTTCGTAGGTCGTCCGTTCGCAGTGTGCTTTGCGACGGTTGCCCAAGGCGGGCAATGGTGCCGGTAGATTCCGGCGGCCCCTGCACACGACACCGTTTTGGTAAACACGACGTGAATCAGGTTGAACACAACTTACCGCACGTGTCACCTAGTTCACATTGCTTTTGGAAAGTATTTTGCGTTTTATGCCCAGCGATTTTCCAGCGAATTTGAATGGAGCTATAAAGCTGCACGTCAATCGCTATATTTGGTTGGCCTCGGTATAGCTGCCCAGCTATAGAAAAACTGAATGATATTTGAGCAACGCAAAAACCCCACCCGCCGGAGCGGCGGATGGGGTTAACGGAAGATGAACTAACCGGCCGGTGTCAGCTCCACGTTGTCGGCCCATGTCAGTTCGATGCCCTGGGCGCGCAGCCATTCCATGGCGTCGTCGCCGTGGCGGGTGATGCCTTCGACGGCGGCCAGCGTGACGTCGATAGCCTTCTCCGCGTCCTCGGCGGTGATGAAACCTGCGGACGTCGCGGCGGCGAGCTCGTCGATGTCGAGGACGTCGATGGGGTTGCCGGTCAGCGACACGAGGTCGACGTAGAGGTCGCGGGTGCTCCACACCTCACCGTCGACGTCGATGTCGGCGACGTCGAAGTAGAAGTCCTGCTCCCGCTCGGCGCCCTCGCGGTAGTGGAAGATGTTGGCGCGCAGCCCCAGCTCCGGCAGTAGCCAGCTCTCCAGGTAGCCGAACTCCGGGTGATCCGCGCCGCGGCCCATGTAGAGGCCGAAGTCGGTGACGCGGAACGTGTCCACCTCGCGCAAGAAGCCCTTTGGGTCGGTGTTGATGTTCGCTGCGGTGTCGAACGTCTCCTGCTTCACGGGGTGCAGATCGGCGGCCATGGGTTACCTCACGTCAATAGATGCGGCGGTCGGTGCAAAGGGGCAGACCTTATCGAC harbors:
- a CDS encoding ABC transporter permease, which produces MFRYLFRKTLSWGLIVFLATNLTYFLASFFLDPRANYFGRRPPLPEDQIDALLEPLNLSPNTPLIERWWTWLTGILTRWDWGKSPLGDSVNEQVSYRIWVSAQLTLFATLLSILIGVALGVYTASRQYKRADRVWQGISIITMNIHVVVASIAVVWFGLKVNEWTGKRIFYVTGASSPGVEGFGAKMVDYAQHLVLPTLSLLIISYAGYHFMQRTLLLDNLNADYVRTARAKGLTKPKAVRRHALRTSLIPVATSVAFSVPGIFTGAVMTERIFAWQGMGQYFIQTIARNDVHGVVVVAAFGAAMTAVSAILADLIVVALDPRVRVS
- a CDS encoding ABC transporter family substrate-binding protein; this translates as MSKRLRVAALAGLSSISLVLASCSSDGNSEGTAAGGGQDTANTQAETSGDNGEKLEVNAAGDYNPLERDQIQDGGELTLAITEIAEQQNMFHANMNLYTRSLWTKYNPVLSFFDGDGTYHPNPAYLTDVKDETVDGKTVVTYTINPEANYNDGTPIDWTAYENTWKFNNGSNPEVQVNSTDGYELIESVERGEDDKQAVVTFKQAYPWWEGLFGSLVPPQVKDADTFMNAYLKQVHPEWGAGPFKVENVDFEGGTASFVPNENWWGEKPKLDKISYRQMEDQASLNAFRAGELDATGVGTRDRLATAKEMGDAVEIRTALRPSTFLMTINSTAPGLEDIKVREAIMRGIDREQLAAIRFQGLGYTEDLPGSFNLFQTQDGYEDNFGEVVQYDPEKAKELLKEAGYDEANPLSVRYVTLGDSPMVQATTSALQAMLRNIGIDVQVEERPSSDFSKVTAERDFDLFMSGFSSSDPFGVAYFGQIYASDSELNKSGTGTPEMDKQIEELQQIPDADEQIKRANELEKEALEQFGIMPYANGPEIVAVKKGLANYGANSFAVLPIENVGWAK
- a CDS encoding DUF402 domain-containing protein, which codes for MAADLHPVKQETFDTAANINTDPKGFLREVDTFRVTDFGLYMGRGADHPEFGYLESWLLPELGLRANIFHYREGAEREQDFYFDVADIDVDGEVWSTRDLYVDLVSLTGNPIDVLDIDELAAATSAGFITAEDAEKAIDVTLAAVEGITRHGDDAMEWLRAQGIELTWADNVELTPAG
- a CDS encoding ABC transporter permease, which encodes MHANMPLNDLTAISETGRQADGVRSAERDTPPPTPKQGDSIDDQQTMRATRKSRIYFRRFMRNKAAVIGLIIFFLLVLLAIFGKFLTPWNYQDPDFLNLSVPPSSEHWFGTTDSGNDLFAQVVHGLGRSLTIAVPASIATTIISAIVGAGAALYGGSVEKVVLAVIHFLLAVPTFLIIALLVSGSGGDWKVLTVVLIAFGWMYSARVIWSLSLSIRENDYVRAAKFMGVSRPQTIVRHVIPNVASLLIIQLMLGIVSTIMSETALSFLGLGVKLPDVSLGTLLQTGTSTLITAPWQFYFPALILTLLTVSMAFIADGLRDALDPNSNSGGSAA